In the Populus trichocarpa isolate Nisqually-1 chromosome 1, P.trichocarpa_v4.1, whole genome shotgun sequence genome, tatatatatatatatatatatatatatggaataaaatttttcatttgattatatGTTATTTGATGTGTTAAATATGCTTGCTAAGTTGACTATCTACATTCTAGCCTGTCTTGGTCAGATTGCCATTGGCACGCAATTTCTCTGTTGAAAAACAATGGCATTGTGTTACTCATCAAGAAGTGTTGAGAGTTTTgtagcgattgttttttaaagtattttttatttaaaaatatattaaaataatatttgttttattctttaaaaattatttttgacatcaacacattaaaacgatttgaaaacataaaaataaatttaatttaagccaatttttttaaaaaaattatgcgaAACATGGTTTGCACCACGTTCCCAAACGAACAGCTAGTTTTCAAGAGTTTTGACATCTACGTCTAACTAGTTCTGTAATCACTAATTAAATAGATATATAGATAATTGTTactttttcaaagtgcttttcattcggaaacacatcaaaataaatattttttatttttaaaaaattatttttgacatcagcatgttaaaacgatctgaaaacatacaaaaaaattaatttgaagtaaaaaaaaatatttttttaaaatgtttttaaagcacaaaaacaaataaacccgGTATAATTTCCtccatataatttcaaaaaggCTTTTAAAGCGTTTTGATATTGGCATGAAAAACTTAAATTTCCTCcctataatttttagtttatctATCATgtggttcttattattttagaatttcataattcattccaaaactttatttttcagaaaatgtTGAGGGGAAAGAAAGAAGTCGGATGTCGATATTCAAACCACTTAAAAGCACGATGTTGGTAAtgggtttatattttttgggaTAGTTCGATAAAGATGGTCTTTCCCTCTAAAAATGCCGGAGAAAGTAAGGACGAGATcgttcattttctttattcatttattttatattttatattttatagagaGATTGGAGGCTAATTTAGGTTTGAAAATAGGTCTGTAAaggctattaaaaaatatctaaatggtgtgggagaATCACTATTTCCCCACACCTAAATCACTGTGAATTATAACAGTAATTCATAGTGATtcttatccctttttttttgctaactttttctttttttcttttttttgtttttttttcaaatttttttttcaaaattacttttttttttcaactttcctaattttctttttttcatttattgtttcttttgttttttccaaaattatttttgatgattttactttttaaatattgacatggttaaaatttttgctttgtaatttttttaaaaaaaatattgtggattgctgcgatgtttttccacatagtttttctattttatttctttatttttcaaaattatattttcaattttttttaaatatggagctgattgagaatttagttttgtaattttttttctttaaaacattgtttattgctacaatgtttctcttcatggtttttttttatgattttctccgaaattatctttttttattttattttttaatattgagctggttaaaaattacagttacaatatgtgaggaaatcactttaactttcctcgaaaattactgttggttgctacagtgttttttcccacatggtttttttctgttttcgttatgttttttcctaaaattatctttgtcaattttattttttaaatattaagctggttaagaattgtaattacaagtaaatacaattttttcctcaaaaaacactatggattgatacagtttttcctcacatggtttttttccagtttcttttgtgtttttttttgtaatattttttttttaaaatcattttcgtcgattttatttttttaaatattgagttggttaaaatttaactttgtaataaagtttaatcatgtggggaaagtattgtagctttgctcataaaacattatggattgctacaatgtctctccgcatagttttttttgttataatttttttcaaattatctttttcaattttattatttttgatattgagttgtttgtgaattacaattacaattaattacaaataaggctaaatcatgtggggaagcactgtagctttcatcacaaaaacactgtgaattgctacagtgtttccaacatgatttttccctcttttttggtgtttgttttgttatttttttttctaaaattatctctattgattttttttaatattgagccgattaagaatttaactttgttattttttttctttaaaacactgtgaattgttgcagtgttttcccatgtgatttttttatgattttttccaaaattatctttgtcgattttttttttttaatattgagttggttaagaattataattacaataaagctaaatcatatgaggaaagcgttgtagtttttctcacaaaatactgtggattgctacaatatttctctaaatagttttttagtttattttattgggaaaaacgctatagttttcctcacaaaacattttcaattgctgcaacattttttctcataggtttttttccttccaaatttatctttgttggtttttttttaatattaagttggtagagaatttagctttgtatttttttttgctttttattaactgaaaagctaaatcatgtggcgaaagcactgtatctttccttacaaaacactatagattgctacaaatcattttgttcagtctctaagtttttgatcactaacacaacttttttttcggTCATGAagtatttgctccatcatagctttaatttctattacttatctagcgctggttcacaattataacactatcaagtgcatttgttttataagcccgcggtaGCGTGTGGGCAAGTCATCTCGTTTTATAGAAAGTAGGACGAGATGttctcttttgtattttttttttaaattttaattaatgccCTTACtcttattttgttatttgtttttactttgcattaatttttcaatttgaattttatttaataccctatatcttatttttaaattgtttaattcacttttttaaaatagtagttattttttaattttataatatttcaaatagattattttaatttatcttgaatttttttatatttatataaataaattttatttacatgatgtatttatgaaatgaaagtcatttttttttcttgtaagaaCAAATAATctctaagataaaataaataaaaaagaataaaataaaaaaggataatagAAGTTGAATGTTTAcatataaatctattttttttttgtttttaagagaaAGACTAGCTTTCCATTTTGGTATAATTAATTGgttgatatattatataatttattttattaattaaaaaaatatttatgttttttaattaaaaaatcatgatatttaaaaatatatttatgaaattgacacattattttatttgaagccAGCAGTGTACAAAATGGTTGAAAGAAGCGTGCACAAATAGCGGCGAGGCCCACGGATAAGCATGGACTGGCAACTAGTGTTGATCGAATTTCCAACCGTTAGAAGTCTCGTAAGCAGCTAGGCAGTGTTTGAGAACGCGGTTTAAcctgtgttttcaaaaaatttaaatttttttttgttaaaatttaatatggtttgtacgttttggatcgttttaatgtgctgatgtcaaaaataatttttaaaaaatgaaaaaatattattgacatgcattttggtatgaaaagttatttgaaaagcactcgcaaccacactgccaaacactgCGAAGCTTATGTTTGTTTGTACATCTACAAATTATAGAACACACGAAGTAGATGCAAAACCAAACTGAagcattgctttttttttttttcttttttttttccttttagatccctgaattttttttggcacttcggttattaattaaactttatttctttgtaAGTTTATTTCCCTGATTTTCTATATACTGTGATCTTTTTTGATTTGTtccaatgttaaattaaaaattgattttataaaatataatttttggttattattagaaaatattgaaagatgaatggccaaaattaatataaaaaagagcttttttttcatttaaggcatgaaaaaatcaatttggtccctcaaatTTCAACTCTAGCATATTTTAccccagtttttttttgttgtcatattttaatcttaaactttaattttattacatttctATTCCTAGATGTTTGGAATGAGAGAAAAAGTTATTGGAAAAAGGAGAGGAGCgagaaaatatttaatcaatcaCAATTCTGTTTAAAAAGTCAATCTTAGAGTTAATAAATTCGTTTTTATGAGAAGAATTCAATGAAGGAGGTGTCGCCTTTTaactatattgaaaaaaataaaccgaggtctatatatttggttttatacggtttgatgtttttttagagtGATTAAATGACATTTTAAAGTTGAGAatgtattttctaatatttgtatggtcattttagaatattttcaaataaaaacaaggtAACAATTAGATTTTTAGGGTTACAAGATCAAGACTTACATTTTCAATGATTTATCatcaaatctattaaaaaaattagacggTAACATGTGGTatattaatctttatttttgtaaagCAAAACTAGTTGTTTGGGCCTGATATTTGAGCCCTAATTACGccttgcactttttttttttattattttaaattttgatttgttttggttttttaatttaatttttaaataatattcctATGCATTTTGAGGAGTATTCCTTGCCTCACAGAATTGTACATACAACACGCCTTTTAGTTACTCCTGCTTTGTGTTTTGTTATTCTGTTTCGATGAGATCTGACTCACTCTGAACACATAAAGAGCAAACCAAAGTGAGTTTTTCTTTCGTTTAATTCCATCCATGTCCTGAAACCAAAACAAGGTTTTCCCCTTATTTTCTTTGCTTCGCAGAGATGAAGAGAATGAGAGATGATATTTTCTCAGCCCCAGCCCCAGCCCCTGCCCCTGCCCCTGAATTTAAACGGCCCTTAACTTCGACACGTGGAGAATCGTAActtccctttctctttgtttgGAATTCGTTTGTTTATTGTGTTAATTTCGTTTTTAGCCTGCTGTTTCTTGATtggaattattttgattgttaaagCTATGGGCAAACACAAATCCCTGGCGGCGGTGGTGGCGGAGGTAGTGGTAATTCGCAGAAACTAACTACCACCGACGCCTTACAATATCTAAAGGAAGTAAAGGACATGTTTCAAGACCAGAAGGAAAAATATGACATGTTCCTCGAAGTCATGAAAGATTTCAAGGCTCAAAGGTAAATTatttatcatcatcttcatcattaattatgtattcgacattattattattattattattattattattattattattattattattattattatttaatgtacTGTCTTTTTGTAGAACTGACACTTCCGGTGTCATTGTAAGAGTAAAGGAGTTATTCAAAGGTCATAATAACTTGATATTTGGATTCAACACCTTCTTGCCCAAGGGATATGAAATAACCCTAGATGAGGATGAGGCAGCTCCGCCAAAGAAAACTGTTGAATTTAACCAAGCTATCAATTttgtaaacaaaataaaggtGATTCATATTGTTGTTGTATCAGGAAATGgttgccttttgttttccatAACTTTGACTGACAGATTTTTTTCATACAGAAACGTTTCCAAAATGATGAACGTGTTTATAAATCATTTCTAGACATTTTGAATATGTACCGGAAGGAACACAAGGACATAAATGAGGTCTACAGTGAGGTAGAGCATTATGTTGTTCATTGTTTCGTTGTTTTGAGCACTACTTTCTATTCCCATGGAACCTTTTGCTGTACAAATATTTCAAGTACTCTTAGCTGTTCTGTTCTGATCATCTTTCAGGTTTCAGCTCTTTTTGAGGATCAtcatgatttgcttgatgagtttgCTAGATTTTTGCCAGATACTTCAGCAACACCCATTACACATACTGTTCCATATGCTCGGAATTCTAACCAGCATTACAATGAACGGAATTCTACTGCACCCTCCGCACGACAAACACAAATAGACAAGGTAATTGCACATAttccttgtttttcctttttataggGAATAGCAGGTTAATAAACCTTTTGTGATCATAATGTATCATTTATTTTGAGTGGGCAGCATTAGCAGTTTAACCTTAACcttattaacaaaaaactaaaagagcaGGGACtgtactttataatttttttcaatttattttttgttagattaTCCTCGTCTCATGACCCAAATCATGAGTTTGACTGATTAaagttttttctccttttcctaatttacattttttctcaatttcatatttcaacattgggttaattGGGAATTGGGCTTcgtgatttgttttagtttgctttttataaggttatttctATCTTATGACTCAGGTTAcgggtttggcaggttaacctgagtttaCTTGAGtcgttttttatgttattttttaatcgatttttcaatttcaattacattctttaatattaagtttattAGGGATcatgcttcataatttgttttaacttgCTTTCTATTGGGTTGTCTCGGTCTCATGGGCTGAGTcgcgggtttgacaagttaatcctGGTTGACTTGGGTCATTTGCCCTCCtttttagtagattttttttttaatttcatccttcaacattgagtttattggaaattgaactttataattcgttttaatttactttctatagggttatcatggtcttataacCCTGCATGTGGATTGCTAGGTTAACCCGGTTGATCCAACTCGCTCCAATATATTGTCGtctagatatttataaaaaaatatcatcttgaatatttattttgagtcaatcTATGTTTTTACCGGTCCTCTGAGTTGTTTTTGGACCCGTCAAGTTGACCGAGTTATATTGAATCAATCcccacaataatttttttttttctactagaaataATAttctgaatatattttttttgatgttagAAAAATGATTCGACCTGCAATGTAGTGCAGTTGATCATCTGTTTTTAAATGGATTCTGAATATTTTGCAAATGGATCTCTTTCTTTAGCAGCGTCGGCGTGACAAAGTTTCTTCTTCCCATGCTGAGCGTGACCTTAGTGTTGATCGACCAGAGATGGAAGATGACAAAGGAATGGTGAAAGTGCATAAGGAGCAGAGAAAACGTGCTGACAAGGAGAATTGGGATAGGAGAATTCATGATCAGGATGATAGGGAGCCTGAGCATGATAGCAGTAGAGACTTCAGCTTGCAACCTTTTCTTGAGAAAAGGAATTCTTCCCAGAAGGTGGAAGGTTTTGGAAATTCTAACTTTGCTTGTTATGATGACAAAGACAACATAAAGAGTGAGTCACTGATGCCATTACCAAAATAAATGTCTTgcacatatttttatatgttgctTGTACTACATGGAgtttctttcctttacttatttctttctttatttatctcTTTTTGTTTGTCTCTGTTTTTTGGTGCTGAATCAGTTTTAATTCTCCCCTTTGGGGAACAATGGAATATTAATCAACAACACACATTTCACCTATTGCTAGCACTTACACCGTCCTATGTATTTGGCTTGAGGGGGCTGAACCGTCGAAGTCATATTTTATGTATTATGTGATGAGTGATTTAGCTTGAGCAGTGGCATTCTCAAGTTATGGTTTGTTGTCCTTATTCACTGACATAGCCAGTTCTATGTGTGAATATTTATTGAATGCTAGTGGGGACTCAGGTTCTCCCTAAGAACTCTTCATTTTCTCTATGACGAAAAGGAAGACTTGTTTTTTGCATGACTTTGTTATAATGATCAACATTATTCGTCTAGGCGTGCTAGTCTTTTGGAGTTTTAAAAAtatcggatttttttttttttgcctttctaCATCATCTCCCATTGTAGAAAGTTTCTCATTTTCCAACTTattagttttttgatttttgggtATCTCAATTCTTATGCCAGGCATCTACAACcaagaatttgttttctttgagaAAGTCAAGGAGAAGTTGGGAAATGGAGATGATTATCAAGCATTCTTGAAGTGCCTTAACATTTATAACCAAGGGATTATTAAAAAGAACGAGTTACAAAATTTGGTATGTGTTAGACCAAACAGTTCTCAAGGTCTTTTGAAGTCAtttaagtagtttttttaatctctgCAGAGGCCAAGCATGTGCATGTATCTCCCTTTATGTTTTTACCTTGGTACTGAAATTAAGATATTATGAATTGTAATGCTAAAAGCGACCTTGTCAGGGGAAAATTTCTACAATATGATTGGTTGCATTTTCTCCCCTTGCCCAGATTATTCTTTGAGGCCTGATAATGGAAATTATAGTATTGATCCATTTCACAAATCTTAAGTTCAAGCTATAAATCCTAAAAACCCATTTTATAGTATCAAATATCCAAGTGCACAATGAATGGTGTCACGGGTTAAGGTTATTAGCCAAGTACTATCCAATTGAAATGACCTGTTTAAATGCCTCTTTGCATCTCAAAATCTAGAATGGTTTCAGGTGATGTTTTCTAGCCACATGAGCAAGTGGATTCTGCTACAGTTTACATTTTACATCATGAAAGTTAATGTGTTTGGGGTTCTGATGATTTGACAATGGTTGGTAAAGCTTAGGCTTGTACTTGGGCCACTTAAGGCCACCTAGTGCACCAGAAAACTGATGGGCTGGGGACTTTTGATTTGGCTTCCTGATGTATCTTGAATACCCATGCTTAAGTTGGATTTGAATTGACAAATGACGTTGATCTTTCATTTATCAATTTTGGCATGATTAGGGTTCTATCATgtaaattttagtttaataagGACACCGTTTCCTCATTTGGATTTCTCTTGTTGCACATGTAGTTAAAACCTCTGTGTTTTTCAGGTGACTGATTTACTTGGAAAGTATCCTGATCTTATGGAAGAGTTCATTGATCACCTGGAGTGTCATGGGCATATTGGTAATTACCAAAAAACATTTTGACTGTTGCAGTTTACTCTTTAGATTTCGCTCTGAAACATTGATCTTACTTccatttgattctttttaatgccacttAATAAAATATCCTTGCAGATGGGTTCCTTGCTGGTGTTACGAGCAAAAGTATGTCAAATGATATATGTCTCCCCTGTTAACCTTATTATTAAACTGTCAGTCTTCAATTAGCTTTTCTGATGTCTTGGGATTCAATGTTCCAAAATTTTGTAAAATGTGATGGACCTTATTGCTGATTGCAGAATCCCTGGGTAACGATGGACAAGCATCCAGATCTTTGAAACTAGAGGACAAGGAAAAGGAGCAGAAGCAAATAGACGGAgctaaagaaaaggaaagatgcAGGGAGAAGTATATGGCTAAATCCATTCAGGAGCTTGACCTTTCTAACTGTGAACGTTGTACTCCTAGTTATCGGTTTCTACCAGATGATGTATGAAATTTCAAATGAATGCTTTGttgatattgatattttaaCAAGTTCTATGGTGATGTGCAAGTTGGTGCTTGGTTCTTTGCAGTATCCAATATCTTCAGCAAGCCAGAGATCAGAGCTTGGTGCTCAAGTGTTGAATGATCACTGGGTCTCTGTAACATCAGGAAGTGAGGACTACTCTTTTAAACATATGCGTAGAAATCAGTTTGAAGAAAGTCTGTTTAGATGTGAAGACGATAGGTAAAATGTTTTTGTGGTGTACCACATTCCTTGTTTTTCCATGTTACTCCGTTTCTTTTTGGGAGCAAATAATTCGGAGTCTGTGttctgttttgtattttttttagatttgagcTGGACATGTTGTTGGAATCTGTGAGCTCCACTACCAAGCGTGCAGAAGAATTGTTTAATGGCATAAACGAAAATAAAGTAGAAACCTCAATCCATATTGAAGACCACTTTACCGGTTTGTATTTGGAGCAGACTATGAATTAACATAATTTgcagttattattataattaatgttattcATATAATGTTACGGTGGTTGCTTTTGTTactgctatttatttttgttattactaTTCCCTACCTgacttttatatttcttattagCTTGTTTTCTCTTCTCTGCTTTGCCTTTGCATTGCAGCTCTAAACTTAAGGTGTATAGAGCGGTTATATGGTGACCATGGTCTTGATGTGATGGAAATATTGCGGAAAAACCGAAGTCTTGCATTGCCTGTTATTTTAACTCGTCTGAAGCAGAAACAAGAGGAGTGGACTAGGTGTCGTACTGATTTTAACAAGGTTTGGGCTGAAATTTATGTGAAAAACCATTACAAATCACTAGATCATCGCAGCTTCTACTTCAAGCAACAAGAATCAAAGAACTTGAGCACAAAATGTAAGTTGAATTTCAATATTCAAATGGGTCAATTGTAAATGTTATGTTTACTGGTACTTTTCCCATTGGATCATTCACCAGTTTGTATACTTAAATCAAGATTTTGGTGAATGTTCACTATTACCATCAACAACAGAGTTATGGAAAGAAAATAACCTCTTTAGGATACAGCTATGCagctaaaaaacataattctttCCTGCTGTTTCAATCATTCTTTGCATTATGTGCACCTTGGGCATATTCTTCAACGGAACTTTTGATAGAAGGGGGAAGCGGGTGAGAATTTTTCGCCCTGTTGTGTTCAGTGAACTAATACGTTAATAGATAACTATTCTAGGGAAGTACTATTTTGGCAAAAATGTATTCAAATGTCACCCTTCTGTTCAGGAGCAGTTGTTAAGCTTGGCAAATTTTAATCTTGTAATAGTCACTTCTCTCTTTCTGTGCCCGTATCTAACCCAATTAATTGTTAGTACATTGTCATGTTCCTTCTTATCTATAAGTTCAACCATACATATAAAGCATTCTACACAGTTTACACTCTCACCTAACTATTACTCTTGAAACAtttcactcaatttttttcaccTGCTGCCAAAAGAAACCTCATGCTGAATTGAATAATTGATTACTAAAGACTGACTTGGTTGTGTTTGTTCTGGAATAATTAGGAGAGAGACAAATGTTTCTCAGGAGCTTTTAGTAAGCATGACTACAAGCTTACCTGATTACATTGATTATATCTGTGCATGGGTCAGCTTAGGGCATTTTAGTTTTGTGCCCAGGAACATGCAAAGAGTGTACTCTGTCAAAGGATGTGCACAAATAGTATCAGTTTTCGCTTTTCCACTCATTTATATGTGCATTAAACGATGTAATTAGGAAATGCAAATGAACTAGTAGACATTGTTTCTTTGGCttcccttttttgttttcaacaatTTCTAATTGGTGGAATATTTGAAATAGAGCTTATACAATCTGACAGTTTATGCAAAAGTTTGTGTGATACTGCATGTGAAGAGCATTTCTTTAAAGATAAATCTGAAGCAATTTTCACTATGTTGTAACATGCGTTTTACGTCTTTTATATGGGTCCACATTATGCTCATTGATCTTTAAAATACAGCATTGGTGGTTGAGATCAAGGAGCTGAAAGAAAAACAGCAGAGAGAGGATGGTGTTCTTCTTGCTTTCGCCACTGGAAAAAGACAACCCTTGGTTCcgaatttgaaatataattacccagataaaaaaattcatgaagacTTGTATAAACTTGTCCAATATTCTTGTAAAGAGGTTTGCTCAACCAAAGAACAATTAAATAAAGTTATAAGACTTTGGACTAACTTCGTGGAACCAATGCTGGGTATTGTTTCTCATCCTGATGGCTCGGAGAGTTGTGAAGGTGAAGGGAAACCAAAGCATCCTCTCATGAATTGCACTTCATCAAGCATAGCAGAAAAGGATGGAAGTCCTAATGCTGTTCCTGCAATATCAACTTTTAAGCAAGCAAAATCACCTAGCAATGGAGATGAAAACATGTTGCAAGAACTAGGAAACCTTTGCAAGCTCAGTTTGAAAAGTTCAGATAAATTAGCTAAGGAAGATAGCTTATGTGAACTTGATCATGTTGGTAAGGAAGATGGAGCGCTTAATGTGCTTAGACCAGAAAGAGAGCAGAAAGATAAAGTTGTAACTGACAGAGTATCTGGATTTAACATACAAGGAGTAGCAGATACCAAAACATCATTTATGATAGGATCAGAATGTGGTCATGAAAGGAACAGTGCTGGGGAGATAGCAGGTGTGTTTTGGATCAGCTGCACAATACCTATTCTCTTTTCTTGGTGTTCTGTTAATTCTGAGCTAGTTATCTG is a window encoding:
- the LOC18095308 gene encoding paired amphipathic helix protein Sin3-like 2 isoform X4; the protein is MKRMRDDIFSAPAPAPAPAPEFKRPLTSTRGESYGQTQIPGGGGGGGSGNSQKLTTTDALQYLKEVKDMFQDQKEKYDMFLEVMKDFKAQRTDTSGVIVRVKELFKGHNNLIFGFNTFLPKGYEITLDEDEAAPPKKTVEFNQAINFVNKIKKRFQNDERVYKSFLDILNMYRKEHKDINEVYSEVSALFEDHHDLLDEFARFLPDTSATPITHTVPYARNSNQHYNERNSTAPSARQTQIDKQRRRDKVSSSHAERDLSVDRPEMEDDKGMVKVHKEQRKRADKENWDRRIHDQDDREPEHDSSRDFSLQPFLEKRNSSQKVEGFGNSNFACYDDKDNIKSIYNQEFVFFEKVKEKLGNGDDYQAFLKCLNIYNQGIIKKNELQNLVTDLLGKYPDLMEEFIDHLECHGHIDGFLAGVTSKKSLGNDGQASRSLKLEDKEKEQKQIDGAKEKERCREKYMAKSIQELDLSNCERCTPSYRFLPDDYPISSASQRSELGAQVLNDHWVSVTSGSEDYSFKHMRRNQFEESLFRCEDDRFELDMLLESVSSTTKRAEELFNGINENKVETSIHIEDHFTALNLRCIERLYGDHGLDVMEILRKNRSLALPVILTRLKQKQEEWTRCRTDFNKVWAEIYVKNHYKSLDHRSFYFKQQESKNLSTKSLVVEIKELKEKQQREDGVLLAFATGKRQPLVPNLKYNYPDKKIHEDLYKLVQYSCKEVCSTKEQLNKVIRLWTNFVEPMLGIVSHPDGSESCEGEGKPKHPLMNCTSSSIAEKDGSPNAVPAISTFKQAKSPSNGDENMLQELGNLCKLSLKSSDKLAKEDSLCELDHVGKEDGALNVLRPEREQKDKVVTDRVSGFNIQGVADTKTSFMIGSECGHERNSAGEIAGGDAIDRQLNAGIDAGPSSEGVIVVKSVLPANEGVRDGAKNDRCHEESTGPSKIEKEEGELSPNGDFEEDNFDAYGDTGLQAIATGKNSIGCMRHGSGNDEDLHTQDIVEGHDADDEDSGNVSEARDAASSSESAGDECSREELEDDEVERDDAKAESEGEAEGMVDTQYNGGDAPFPEHSLMSVKPLAKHVPTDLVNEKRRDSWVFYGNDDFYVLFRLHQILYDRILSARVNSSGAEIKWRTSKDASSPDPYARFMSALYSLLDGSVDNAKFEDECRAIIGNQSYVLFTLDKLIYKLVKQLQTVATDEMASKLLQLYEYEISRKSESFNDLVYYDNMRFFLHEENIYRLEFSSAPSVLSTQLMDNATEKSEVLAVCMDPTFSAYLHNDYLSVHPIKMESHDITLLRNKRKYAGLDEFSALSMAMEGVKMFNGLECKVACNSCKISYVLDTEDFFFRTRRKRRNSPQGRSLYHDKVQARVQRFRRFLSA
- the LOC18095308 gene encoding paired amphipathic helix protein Sin3-like 2 isoform X1, which produces MKRMRDDIFSAPAPAPAPAPEFKRPLTSTRGESYGQTQIPGGGGGGGSGNSQKLTTTDALQYLKEVKDMFQDQKEKYDMFLEVMKDFKAQRTDTSGVIVRVKELFKGHNNLIFGFNTFLPKGYEITLDEDEAAPPKKTVEFNQAINFVNKIKKRFQNDERVYKSFLDILNMYRKEHKDINEVYSEVSALFEDHHDLLDEFARFLPDTSATPITHTVPYARNSNQHYNERNSTAPSARQTQIDKQRRRDKVSSSHAERDLSVDRPEMEDDKGMVKVHKEQRKRADKENWDRRIHDQDDREPEHDSSRDFSLQPFLEKRNSSQKVEGFGNSNFACYDDKDNIKSIYNQEFVFFEKVKEKLGNGDDYQAFLKCLNIYNQGIIKKNELQNLVTDLLGKYPDLMEEFIDHLECHGHIDGFLAGVTSKKSLGNDGQASRSLKLEDKEKEQKQIDGAKEKERCREKYMAKSIQELDLSNCERCTPSYRFLPDDYPISSASQRSELGAQVLNDHWVSVTSGSEDYSFKHMRRNQFEESLFRCEDDRFELDMLLESVSSTTKRAEELFNGINENKVETSIHIEDHFTALNLRCIERLYGDHGLDVMEILRKNRSLALPVILTRLKQKQEEWTRCRTDFNKVWAEIYVKNHYKSLDHRSFYFKQQESKNLSTKSLVVEIKELKEKQQREDGVLLAFATGKRQPLVPNLKYNYPDKKIHEDLYKLVQYSCKEVCSTKEQLNKVIRLWTNFVEPMLGIVSHPDGSESCEGEGKPKHPLMNCTSSSIAEKDGSPNAVPAISTFKQAKSPSNGDENMLQELGNLCKLSLKSSDKLAKEDSLCELDHVGKEDGALNVLRPEREQKDKVVTDRVSGFNIQGVADTKTSFMIGSECGHERNSAGEIAGSGSNVSVPGGDAIDRQLNAGIDAGPSSEGVIVVKSVLPANEGVRDGAKNDRCHEESTGPSKIEKEEGELSPNGDFEEDNFDAYGDTGLQAIATGKNSIGCMRHGSGNDEDLHTQDIVEGHDADDEDSGNVSEARDAASSSESAGDECSREELEDDEVERDDAKAESEGEAEGMVDTQYNGGDAPFPEHSLMSVKPLAKHVPTDLVNEKRRDSWVFYGNDDFYVLFRLHQILYDRILSARVNSSGAEIKWRTSKDASSPDPYARFMSALYSLLDGSVDNAKFEDECRAIIGNQSYVLFTLDKLIYKLVKQLQTVATDEMASKLLQLYEYEISRKSESFNDLVYYDNMRFFLHEENIYRLEFSSAPSVLSTQLMDNATEKSEVLAVCMDPTFSAYLHNDYLSVHPIKMESHDITLLRNKRKYAGLDEFSALSMAMEGVKMFNGLECKVACNSCKISYVLDTEDFFFRTRRKRRNSPQGRSLYHDKVQARVQRFRRFLSA